The following proteins come from a genomic window of Gottfriedia acidiceleris:
- a CDS encoding NAD(P)H-dependent oxidoreductase, with protein sequence MKTLVIVAHPNIEQSKVNKAWMNRLQQEDVTIHNIYASYPNFEIDVEKEQKLLLDHDRIVFQFPLYWYSTPALLKQWQDSVLSYGFAYGSEGTKLRGKELILAISTGGPALAYQAGGYNHYSMSELTRPLQATANLCGMHFLPSFLLQGVMNLTDEKLQESAEELASYITNPNLRGNR encoded by the coding sequence ATGAAAACTTTAGTTATCGTTGCACATCCAAATATCGAACAATCAAAAGTTAATAAGGCATGGATGAATCGTCTTCAACAAGAGGATGTTACAATTCATAACATATATGCAAGCTATCCAAATTTTGAAATTGATGTAGAAAAAGAGCAAAAATTATTATTAGATCATGATCGAATTGTATTTCAGTTCCCGCTATACTGGTATAGTACGCCTGCTTTATTAAAACAATGGCAAGATTCTGTGTTAAGCTATGGATTTGCTTACGGATCTGAAGGTACTAAACTGCGAGGAAAAGAATTAATACTTGCGATCTCGACAGGTGGACCTGCACTTGCATATCAAGCAGGTGGATATAATCATTACTCGATGAGTGAATTAACTCGACCATTACAAGCTACTGCAAACTTATGTGGAATGCACTTTTTACCTTCATTTTTACTACAGGGAGTTATGAATTTAACAGATGAGAAACTTCAAGAAAGTGCTGAAGAGTTAGCTTCATATATTACAAATCCGAATTTACGTGGAAATCGTTAA
- a CDS encoding TrkH family potassium uptake protein: MKKRPEFSLDPSKVLVTGFAFIILLGAILLTLPIATKNGEGLKWLDALFTSTSATCVTGLVVVDTGTTFTVFGQLVILSLIQVGGLGFMTFATFFAILLGKKISLKERLLLQESLNNLSIAGIVRLVKRIFIFTIVIELIGGILLAVRFAVDFPIKKAIYFGIFHSISNFNNAGFDLMGGFNSLTSYVADPIVTIVISLLITLGGIGFIVMNELYEYKETRFLSLHTKVVLRTSLFLLIIGTIFIFLLEFHNPKTIQPLSWSGKLLGSLYQSVTPRTAGSNTLNIPDLTQSTLFIIIILMFIGASPGSTGGGIKTTTFATLLGAVRSQIKGKEDVVFFNRSIMYDTIYKALTVTVSGLLIVMFVTMILTITEHGKDFLMILFEATSAFGTVGLSMGLTPDLTPFGRILIILTMFAGRVGPLTVAFAITLRRHSDPFKRPKGKIMIG, encoded by the coding sequence ATGAAAAAAAGGCCAGAGTTTTCCTTAGATCCTTCTAAAGTTTTAGTGACTGGGTTTGCATTTATCATTCTATTAGGTGCTATTCTTCTAACTCTTCCAATTGCAACGAAAAATGGAGAAGGTCTGAAATGGTTAGATGCGTTATTCACTTCGACATCAGCCACCTGTGTAACAGGACTTGTAGTTGTGGATACAGGTACAACATTTACTGTCTTTGGGCAATTGGTTATATTGTCACTAATACAAGTAGGTGGCTTAGGTTTTATGACATTCGCAACTTTTTTTGCCATTCTATTAGGTAAGAAAATTTCATTGAAAGAACGATTATTATTACAGGAGTCTTTAAACAATTTATCGATAGCGGGAATTGTTCGATTGGTAAAGAGAATCTTTATTTTTACGATTGTAATTGAATTAATTGGTGGGATCTTACTTGCGGTACGTTTTGCAGTTGATTTCCCAATAAAAAAAGCAATTTATTTTGGAATATTTCATTCTATATCAAATTTTAATAATGCTGGGTTTGATTTAATGGGGGGATTTAATAGCCTAACTAGTTATGTAGCAGACCCAATTGTTACGATCGTAATTTCTTTACTCATTACTCTTGGAGGAATTGGTTTTATTGTTATGAACGAGCTATACGAATACAAAGAAACTCGATTTCTCTCTTTACATACAAAAGTTGTTCTTCGGACAAGTCTCTTTTTATTGATAATAGGAACTATCTTTATTTTCTTATTGGAATTCCACAATCCTAAAACTATACAGCCATTGTCTTGGTCAGGTAAATTACTTGGTTCATTGTATCAATCTGTAACACCTAGAACAGCAGGTTCCAATACACTCAATATTCCTGATTTAACACAATCTACACTGTTCATTATTATTATCCTTATGTTCATTGGAGCATCTCCTGGTTCTACAGGAGGTGGAATTAAAACGACTACATTTGCTACTTTATTAGGCGCGGTTCGGTCACAAATTAAAGGGAAAGAAGATGTTGTATTTTTTAATAGAAGTATAATGTACGATACAATTTATAAAGCGCTAACTGTAACGGTAAGTGGTTTACTAATCGTGATGTTTGTAACAATGATTTTAACTATTACGGAACATGGAAAGGACTTCTTAATGATCTTGTTTGAAGCAACTTCTGCTTTCGGTACAGTTGGATTATCAATGGGGTTAACACCTGATTTAACTCCATTTGGAAGAATACTAATTATTTTGACAATGTTTGCAGGAAGAGTGGGACCACTGACAGTTGCTTTTGCTATCACGTTAAGAAGACATTCAGATCCGTTTAAACGTCCAAAAGGAAAAATTATGATAGGTTAA
- the kdpB gene encoding potassium-transporting ATPase subunit KdpB — MAIENKPISKEIKTQAIIDSFKKLNPLVMVKNPVMFIVEVGTFITLILSIRPDIFGISTVGRPYNIAVFLILLFTVLFANFAEALAEGRGKAQADTLRKTKSETNAKLRQKDGSYIEVPSTSLRKGDIVRVDTSEIIPSDGEIIEGLASIDESAITGESAPVIKEAGGDFSSVTGGTRVVSDYIIVKILTDPGESFIDRMISLVEGAARQKTPNEVALTTLLAVLTLVFLIVIMTLVPIANYLNVSIDVATLIALLVCLIPTTIGGLLSAIGIAGMNRVTQFNVLAMSGKAVEAAGDIDTMILDKTGTITFGNRMASEFIPVGSITEREITLASLKSSVKDETPEGRSVVELAHKLGITWDENDYKDAEIIEFTAETRMSGLNLKNGTEIRKGAVDAVKKYVTAKGGSIPNELDEKANVVAKAGGTPLAVAINDKIYGVIYLKDTVKPGLKERFDELRAMGIKTVMCTGDNPLTAATIAREAGVDEFIAEAKPEDKIAAIKKEQNEGKLVAMTGDGTNDAPALAQADVGLAMNSGTMAAKEAANMIDLDSDPTKLLSVIAIGKQLLITRGSLTTFSIANDIAKYFAIIPALFIMAIPQLDYLNIMGLNSPKSAILSALIFNAIIIPILIPVAMKGAKYKPMDANKLLSKNLLIYGIGGVIVPFFGIKVIDMIVSTLQFV; from the coding sequence ATGGCTATAGAAAATAAGCCTATTTCTAAAGAAATAAAAACTCAGGCAATAATCGATTCTTTTAAAAAGTTGAATCCACTTGTTATGGTAAAAAATCCAGTCATGTTTATCGTAGAAGTTGGTACTTTTATTACATTAATTCTTTCTATTAGGCCAGATATTTTTGGAATTAGCACAGTAGGAAGACCATATAATATTGCGGTATTTTTAATTTTATTATTTACAGTACTTTTCGCAAACTTTGCTGAAGCTCTTGCAGAGGGACGTGGGAAGGCGCAAGCAGATACATTAAGAAAAACGAAATCAGAAACAAATGCGAAGTTAAGACAAAAAGATGGATCATATATAGAAGTACCATCTACTTCTTTAAGAAAAGGAGATATCGTTCGAGTTGATACAAGTGAAATTATTCCTTCAGATGGTGAGATTATTGAAGGGTTAGCATCCATCGATGAATCAGCTATTACAGGTGAATCAGCGCCAGTTATTAAAGAAGCTGGTGGAGATTTTTCATCTGTAACTGGCGGTACTAGAGTAGTTTCAGATTATATCATTGTTAAAATTTTAACGGATCCTGGTGAATCGTTTATAGATCGTATGATTTCATTAGTTGAAGGTGCGGCTCGTCAAAAGACTCCGAATGAAGTTGCATTAACGACTTTATTAGCAGTATTAACTTTAGTGTTTTTAATCGTCATAATGACGCTTGTTCCAATTGCGAATTATTTAAATGTCTCAATTGACGTAGCAACATTAATCGCTTTACTTGTTTGTTTAATACCGACTACGATTGGTGGATTACTTTCTGCAATCGGAATTGCAGGGATGAACCGTGTAACACAATTTAATGTTTTAGCTATGTCTGGTAAAGCAGTTGAAGCTGCTGGAGATATTGATACGATGATTTTAGATAAGACCGGAACAATTACATTCGGTAACCGAATGGCGAGTGAATTCATTCCGGTTGGAAGTATAACAGAAAGAGAGATAACTTTAGCTTCACTAAAATCTTCTGTAAAAGATGAAACACCAGAAGGACGTTCGGTTGTTGAGTTAGCACATAAACTTGGTATTACTTGGGATGAGAATGATTATAAGGATGCAGAAATTATTGAATTTACTGCTGAAACTAGAATGTCAGGTTTAAATTTAAAAAATGGAACTGAAATTAGAAAAGGTGCTGTAGATGCAGTAAAAAAATATGTAACTGCAAAAGGTGGAAGTATTCCGAATGAGCTAGACGAAAAAGCAAATGTCGTCGCAAAAGCAGGAGGTACACCACTTGCTGTTGCAATAAATGATAAAATTTACGGTGTTATTTATTTAAAAGATACAGTTAAACCAGGCTTAAAAGAGCGATTTGATGAATTAAGAGCGATGGGGATCAAAACTGTAATGTGTACTGGTGATAATCCTTTAACTGCTGCAACAATTGCTAGAGAAGCAGGTGTTGACGAGTTTATTGCAGAAGCTAAACCTGAAGATAAAATTGCTGCTATTAAAAAAGAACAAAATGAAGGTAAGTTAGTTGCGATGACCGGCGATGGAACAAATGATGCTCCTGCTCTAGCTCAAGCTGATGTTGGTTTAGCGATGAATTCAGGAACAATGGCTGCAAAAGAAGCTGCAAATATGATTGACTTAGACTCTGATCCTACTAAATTATTATCTGTAATCGCGATTGGTAAGCAGCTATTAATCACTCGTGGTTCATTAACAACATTTTCGATTGCAAATGATATTGCGAAATATTTCGCGATTATTCCAGCTCTATTTATAATGGCAATTCCACAATTGGATTATCTAAATATTATGGGATTGAACTCGCCGAAGTCAGCAATCCTGTCAGCATTAATTTTTAATGCGATCATTATTCCAATCCTCATACCTGTTGCGATGAAGGGTGCGAAATATAAACCGATGGATGCAAACAAACTATTATCTAAAAACTTGTTAATCTATGGAATAGGTGGAGTTATTGTGCCGTTTTTTGGAATTAAAGTTATCGATATGATTGTATCTACATTGCAATTTGTTTAA
- a CDS encoding potassium channel family protein yields the protein MKKQYAVIGLGRFGSGIVNTLLQHGNEVLVIDINEERINEIADIATHAVIADSTNEESLKAIGISNFDSVIVAIGNDMQASILTTLVLNELNINKIVVKALDKRHGEVLKKVGAHWVIYPEKNMGERVAHQLMSPNVLNFIELANNYSIEEIKLPSQMVGKTLKELNIRVEYNLTVIAIKSEGVVNISPSPDEVIHEGDILVMIGENRDLHRFSNIE from the coding sequence ATGAAAAAACAATATGCAGTAATTGGGCTTGGAAGATTTGGTTCAGGTATTGTGAATACTTTATTGCAACATGGAAATGAAGTTCTAGTGATCGATATTAATGAAGAACGTATTAATGAAATTGCAGATATTGCAACACATGCAGTGATTGCAGATTCAACTAATGAAGAGTCTTTAAAAGCAATTGGAATCAGTAATTTTGATTCAGTTATTGTAGCAATTGGTAATGATATGCAAGCTAGTATTTTAACAACATTAGTGTTAAATGAACTAAACATTAACAAGATTGTCGTGAAGGCATTAGATAAGCGTCACGGAGAAGTTTTAAAAAAGGTAGGTGCACATTGGGTTATCTATCCTGAGAAGAACATGGGTGAACGGGTAGCACATCAGCTTATGTCACCAAATGTTTTAAACTTTATTGAGCTTGCAAATAATTACAGTATAGAAGAAATAAAGCTTCCTTCTCAGATGGTAGGGAAAACGTTGAAGGAATTAAATATTCGAGTAGAATATAATTTAACTGTAATTGCTATTAAAAGTGAAGGAGTTGTTAATATATCACCCTCACCTGATGAGGTAATACATGAAGGAGATATATTGGTAATGATTGGAGAAAATAGGGATTTGCATCGTTTTTCAAATATTGAATGA
- a CDS encoding APC family permease → MHHPSDYIELGLFILAIFGIYYSVANFNSVKRVFIGRPMRTAEIHAQHNKLIWFIALPILAADLYSSVSYGPEAGMTELIGLGAKAHWYIIPITIATVLLLGILILSYIMGILAYPSGGGAYAIAKDNFKPRWVSLVASSSLLVDYILTVAVSVSAALEAVSSAYPAVAPYETVLAIFCVFLLLVVNLRGVAESAKIFAWPTFGFMICMLLLIFTGFFDEFQNGFVQHHTPTFGTVPQGLSILLVLKAFSSACSALTGIETISNAVPVFREPRQKNAIKTYIALGVITSITLLGFAYHLYVNGISPNPNDTMLSQLIKVYFGHGILYQVIIWFTFIILILAANSTFTGFSQLAAIVAADGFLPRGFTNRGDRLGYSNGIIALAAAASILIIAFQAHTNALIPLYAIGVFLSFTIAQLGLTRRWKRVKGPKWQVKLAVNIIGLIVTSVVTVIFAVTKFLDGAWVVLVVIPTIIFFSLAIYKHYQNVASELRIDLSSFKPEANKVITVVLVSGTHRVVHNTLSFAKGIATEPIAVYVGFDDESIEKMEEKWEEWGNPCRLVVLKSPYRSVLAPLSRFIKLIEANEQDSHVQIVIPQFIPKRWWHNLLHNQTALLLRLWLISQKDVVVTTVPYHLRK, encoded by the coding sequence ATGCATCATCCGTCCGATTATATAGAACTAGGACTATTTATTTTAGCGATTTTTGGAATTTATTACTCAGTTGCAAATTTTAACAGTGTAAAACGAGTATTTATTGGCAGACCAATGAGAACTGCAGAAATACATGCTCAACATAATAAGTTGATTTGGTTTATTGCCTTGCCGATTCTTGCAGCCGATTTGTATTCATCTGTATCTTATGGACCAGAGGCAGGAATGACAGAGCTAATAGGTCTCGGAGCAAAAGCACACTGGTATATCATACCGATTACAATAGCAACCGTTCTATTACTGGGGATTCTAATTCTTTCTTATATTATGGGGATATTAGCTTATCCTAGTGGTGGTGGGGCTTATGCGATTGCAAAAGACAATTTCAAACCTCGTTGGGTTTCACTAGTGGCTTCGAGTTCGCTATTAGTTGATTATATTTTAACTGTAGCTGTATCAGTTTCTGCTGCTCTTGAAGCTGTGTCATCTGCATACCCAGCTGTTGCACCTTATGAAACAGTTTTAGCTATTTTTTGTGTATTTCTATTATTAGTTGTAAATCTTCGTGGGGTTGCTGAATCAGCTAAAATATTTGCGTGGCCAACATTTGGCTTTATGATTTGTATGTTACTTTTGATTTTCACAGGATTCTTTGACGAATTTCAAAATGGATTTGTACAGCATCATACACCTACATTTGGTACAGTTCCACAAGGATTAAGTATATTACTTGTCTTAAAAGCATTTAGTTCAGCTTGTTCAGCTTTAACAGGTATTGAGACCATTTCAAATGCAGTACCAGTTTTTAGAGAACCTCGTCAAAAAAATGCAATTAAAACATATATAGCACTAGGAGTAATAACTTCAATTACACTTTTAGGCTTTGCATATCATTTATATGTGAACGGAATTTCACCTAATCCAAACGATACGATGTTATCTCAATTAATAAAGGTGTATTTCGGTCACGGAATTCTTTATCAAGTAATAATTTGGTTTACATTTATCATTTTAATTTTGGCAGCAAATTCAACTTTTACAGGATTTTCTCAGTTAGCAGCGATCGTTGCGGCCGATGGATTTTTACCAAGAGGATTTACAAATCGAGGGGATCGTTTAGGTTACTCAAATGGAATTATTGCGCTTGCTGCAGCAGCTAGTATATTAATAATTGCATTCCAAGCTCATACAAATGCGCTGATTCCACTATATGCAATTGGTGTTTTTTTATCTTTTACAATTGCTCAATTAGGTTTAACGAGAAGATGGAAACGAGTAAAAGGACCGAAATGGCAAGTCAAATTAGCAGTAAATATTATCGGTTTAATCGTAACGTCTGTAGTTACTGTTATATTTGCAGTTACTAAATTTTTAGATGGAGCTTGGGTTGTTTTAGTCGTAATTCCAACAATTATTTTCTTTTCCTTAGCAATTTATAAACATTATCAAAATGTTGCAAGTGAATTGCGTATTGATTTAAGTTCATTCAAACCAGAAGCAAATAAAGTCATAACAGTTGTATTAGTTTCAGGAACTCATCGTGTTGTTCATAATACATTATCATTTGCAAAAGGTATTGCGACAGAACCGATAGCTGTTTATGTTGGATTCGATGATGAATCAATTGAAAAAATGGAAGAAAAATGGGAGGAATGGGGTAATCCATGTCGCTTAGTCGTTCTAAAAAGCCCGTATCGTTCAGTACTTGCACCACTTTCAAGATTCATAAAGTTAATTGAAGCAAATGAGCAAGATAGTCATGTTCAAATTGTAATTCCACAATTTATTCCAAAGAGATGGTGGCATAATCTTCTTCATAATCAAACAGCACTTTTACTTCGACTTTGGTTGATTAGTCAAAAAGATGTTGTTGTTACAACAGTTCCATATCATTTAAGGAAATAG
- a CDS encoding universal stress protein, protein MSDKQFRRKTPEELLESIQKIKKGRLKIIIGTVSGSGKTYHMLQEGNGLKERGIDVVIGLISETNRQKTIDQVGCLEKIPTIKWEEGGTVKQDLDLAAIISRNPEVVLVDSLAHQNRLEAIFPTRLEDINYLLSKNISVITTMNIYEIKEVYDEAEKLTGGKVRSNLFVPEETLALADEVRLLDVTPEVILQRSNEDYDNKGENKKRHQLFHKSNLAVLRELALRFIASEVNDELDEYREKHGIVGPSGASEKILVTVQYHLNGSILVRRGQQISKRLGGDLHVVCFQPPNKKFTNDELTFKRSIIKLVEKVGGNFEELSLTSHSIASEIIKYAINSNITSIVIGQSKRTRLEEIVKGSIVNKILRKTSNIDVFIVADRAEKDGERVIPTKQVNKEVVNPYRRLSPQELAHEIHKIKRGSLKVYIGAAPGVGKTYTMLREGNELKKKGIDIVIGLLETHGRKETLEKVGDLEIIPRSIIPYKETTLEEMDTEAIIQRNPEVVLIDELAHTNAPGSKFNKRYKDVEEILEAGISVISTMNIQHVESLNDSVEQITGVRVRETVPDQILREANEIELIDISPKALRQRIREGRIYAPIKIEQSLNNFFKTGNLIALRELALREVADDVDERLEAWERDLTLRGPWRQEEVIFVCVNLKSNSERLIRRGFRIAYRLKAKLFVAFVKDHDKLSEKEKLSLKIIKDLTERLGGSFELYETTDRRHVFIELVKNICEKKTTHVIIGQSARTRWQEIKTGSIVQKLLRELRFLDVLVVADQSAKSCNLQRK, encoded by the coding sequence TTGAGCGATAAACAGTTTCGGAGGAAAACACCCGAGGAATTACTAGAATCTATTCAGAAAATCAAAAAAGGTCGATTGAAAATTATCATTGGAACGGTAAGTGGATCTGGCAAAACATATCATATGCTCCAGGAAGGGAACGGATTGAAGGAGCGTGGAATAGATGTTGTGATTGGTTTAATTAGTGAGACAAACCGTCAAAAAACGATTGACCAAGTTGGTTGTTTAGAAAAAATACCTACCATTAAATGGGAAGAAGGGGGGACTGTTAAACAAGATCTTGACTTAGCTGCAATTATATCAAGAAATCCTGAAGTCGTACTTGTTGATTCACTAGCCCATCAAAATCGACTCGAAGCAATATTTCCAACACGGTTAGAAGATATTAATTACTTACTATCCAAAAATATAAGCGTTATTACGACTATGAATATATATGAAATAAAAGAAGTATATGATGAAGCTGAAAAGTTGACTGGTGGCAAAGTTAGGAGCAATTTATTTGTTCCAGAAGAAACCTTAGCTTTGGCAGATGAAGTCAGGTTATTAGATGTTACACCTGAAGTTATTTTACAGAGATCAAATGAAGATTATGACAATAAAGGAGAAAATAAAAAGCGTCACCAATTATTTCATAAAAGTAATTTAGCAGTTCTTCGTGAACTTGCTCTTCGTTTTATAGCTAGCGAGGTTAATGACGAGCTTGATGAATACCGTGAAAAACACGGTATAGTCGGACCATCTGGAGCGTCTGAAAAAATATTAGTTACTGTTCAATATCATTTGAATGGTTCTATTTTAGTAAGAAGGGGACAACAAATTTCAAAAAGATTGGGTGGAGATTTGCATGTTGTATGCTTTCAACCACCTAATAAAAAATTTACAAATGATGAATTAACGTTTAAACGCTCGATCATAAAACTTGTTGAAAAAGTTGGAGGTAATTTTGAAGAATTATCATTAACTAGTCATTCAATTGCAAGTGAAATAATCAAATATGCTATTAATAGCAATATAACAAGTATTGTAATAGGGCAATCAAAGAGAACGCGTTTGGAAGAAATCGTAAAAGGTTCAATTGTAAATAAAATTTTAAGGAAAACTAGCAATATAGATGTTTTTATTGTTGCTGATCGAGCGGAAAAAGATGGAGAAAGAGTAATTCCTACAAAGCAAGTTAATAAAGAAGTAGTAAATCCATATCGTCGATTGAGCCCGCAAGAGCTTGCACATGAAATTCATAAAATTAAAAGAGGTTCATTAAAAGTTTATATTGGAGCTGCTCCTGGCGTGGGAAAAACTTACACGATGTTAAGAGAAGGAAATGAACTTAAGAAAAAAGGTATCGATATTGTAATTGGGCTACTTGAAACTCACGGTAGAAAAGAAACGTTAGAAAAAGTAGGAGATTTAGAAATTATTCCAAGAAGTATCATTCCGTATAAAGAAACGACACTTGAGGAAATGGATACAGAGGCAATTATACAAAGAAACCCAGAAGTAGTTTTAATCGATGAATTAGCACATACGAATGCTCCAGGAAGTAAGTTTAATAAGAGATATAAAGATGTTGAAGAAATTTTAGAAGCGGGAATATCAGTCATTTCAACAATGAATATTCAACATGTTGAAAGTTTAAACGATAGTGTTGAACAAATAACTGGAGTTAGAGTTAGAGAAACAGTTCCTGACCAAATATTAAGAGAAGCCAATGAGATTGAATTAATTGATATTTCTCCAAAAGCACTAAGGCAAAGAATAAGAGAAGGAAGAATTTACGCTCCAATAAAAATAGAACAATCGCTAAATAATTTTTTTAAAACTGGAAATTTAATTGCTTTAAGAGAATTAGCGCTTAGGGAAGTAGCAGACGATGTAGATGAACGTCTAGAAGCTTGGGAAAGAGATTTAACGCTCAGAGGACCATGGCGACAAGAAGAAGTAATTTTTGTTTGTGTAAATTTAAAATCCAATAGTGAAAGGCTTATTCGACGAGGCTTTCGAATAGCTTATCGTTTAAAAGCTAAATTGTTTGTGGCCTTTGTTAAAGACCATGATAAATTATCTGAAAAAGAAAAGCTTTCATTAAAAATAATAAAAGACTTAACTGAACGTTTAGGTGGTTCGTTTGAATTGTATGAGACAACTGATCGGCGACATGTTTTTATTGAATTAGTAAAAAATATTTGTGAAAAAAAGACAACTCATGTCATTATAGGACAGTCTGCTCGTACTAGATGGCAAGAAATAAAAACTGGATCAATTGTTCAAAAACTGTTAAGGGAATTACGTTTTTTAGATGTTTTAGTTGTTGCAGATCAAAGTGCAAAATCTTGTAACCTTCAAAGGAAGTAA
- a CDS encoding cation:proton antiporter, translated as MESDVMKIVDHELYIITLVLIFGLLAMKLAEKIKIPDVALFIITGIILGQSVFNIISVPNESAAYQFIIVLGSVLILFDGGRAIQFSVLKKVWITISLLSIIGVLITATVVGFTAFYILKIPILYSFLLASVIASTDPATLIPVFKQITIREKVKETVESESAFNDATGSILAFTILGVILGQTQLSITSSIWSFIKEAGGGILVGVVIGFLGVFFTSEHRWGLLKRYSKIVSFVAATSSYIAAGSIHSSGFMATFTAGLIIGNPQLFRLHISEKTRTTDAHFSDTSTLIMRTLIFMLLGTQVNFHIISKFWIQGILIVLVFMFIARPLTVLACTLPDRKAKWKWNEILFMFWVRETGVIPAALSGMIVAAGVDYADEITTVTFIAILMTILIQASTTGYVAKKLGILVDQVN; from the coding sequence ATGGAATCAGATGTAATGAAAATAGTCGACCATGAGTTATATATCATCACTTTAGTTTTGATTTTCGGCTTATTAGCAATGAAATTAGCTGAAAAAATAAAAATTCCTGATGTAGCTCTATTTATAATAACAGGTATAATATTAGGCCAATCCGTGTTTAATATAATCTCAGTACCAAATGAATCCGCTGCTTATCAATTCATAATCGTTTTAGGATCGGTACTCATCCTTTTTGATGGAGGTAGAGCCATTCAATTCTCTGTTCTAAAAAAAGTATGGATTACGATATCACTTTTATCGATAATCGGGGTTCTCATCACTGCTACGGTAGTAGGGTTTACCGCTTTTTACATATTAAAAATACCTATTTTATATTCATTTTTACTGGCCTCCGTTATAGCTTCAACAGACCCAGCAACTTTGATTCCTGTATTCAAACAAATTACCATTCGAGAAAAGGTAAAAGAAACAGTAGAAAGTGAGTCTGCATTTAATGATGCAACAGGTTCCATTTTAGCATTTACAATTCTGGGTGTTATTTTAGGACAAACTCAATTATCTATTACATCTAGCATATGGAGTTTTATCAAGGAGGCTGGAGGTGGTATTTTAGTAGGAGTTGTTATTGGTTTCTTAGGTGTTTTTTTTACATCCGAACACAGATGGGGATTGCTAAAAAGATACAGTAAAATTGTAAGTTTTGTTGCTGCGACAAGCTCATATATTGCAGCTGGATCTATCCATTCAAGTGGATTTATGGCTACTTTTACTGCTGGTCTTATTATAGGTAATCCTCAATTGTTTCGACTTCATATTTCGGAAAAAACAAGAACAACCGATGCACATTTTTCAGATACGTCTACTTTAATTATGAGAACACTTATTTTTATGTTACTAGGTACACAAGTGAATTTTCATATTATAAGTAAATTCTGGATACAAGGCATATTGATTGTCTTAGTATTTATGTTTATTGCAAGACCACTTACAGTCCTTGCATGTACATTGCCTGATCGAAAAGCTAAATGGAAATGGAATGAGATTCTGTTTATGTTTTGGGTTAGAGAAACAGGTGTAATTCCAGCAGCACTTTCCGGGATGATTGTTGCAGCAGGAGTTGATTATGCAGACGAAATTACAACTGTCACCTTTATTGCAATACTAATGACGATACTAATTCAGGCTAGTACAACTGGCTATGTAGCTAAAAAGCTAGGCATTTTAGTAGATCAGGTTAATTAA
- the kdpC gene encoding potassium-transporting ATPase subunit KdpC translates to MKSVMIAIRTSIVLIIICGLGYPLATTGVAQVIFPKKADGSLIETNGKVMGSKLLAQEFKGPEWFHSRASAANYNPTTSAATNAAVASKEYVKETKDKIKELKNENSNLGKKIPTDLVTTSGSGFDPDLSPEAVKAQVPRVAKATGIPEDKLVSLINSHIKGRQLGIFGEPRVNILELNIDLQKLK, encoded by the coding sequence GTGAAATCAGTTATGATTGCGATCAGAACATCTATTGTATTGATAATAATATGCGGATTGGGCTATCCATTAGCTACAACAGGTGTCGCACAAGTTATTTTCCCGAAAAAAGCGGATGGTAGTTTAATAGAAACAAATGGAAAAGTTATGGGCTCTAAACTATTAGCTCAAGAATTTAAAGGACCAGAATGGTTCCATTCTAGAGCTTCTGCTGCTAACTATAATCCTACTACTTCGGCAGCAACAAATGCAGCAGTAGCGTCAAAAGAATATGTTAAAGAAACAAAAGATAAAATAAAAGAATTAAAAAATGAAAATAGTAATCTAGGTAAAAAGATACCAACAGATTTAGTAACAACATCTGGCTCTGGATTTGACCCGGATTTATCCCCCGAAGCAGTGAAAGCTCAAGTTCCTAGGGTTGCTAAGGCAACAGGAATTCCAGAGGATAAATTAGTATCTTTAATTAATAGTCATATAAAAGGTCGCCAACTAGGAATATTTGGAGAGCCACGCGTGAATATATTGGAACTGAACATAGATTTACAGAAATTAAAATAG